The genomic interval GGTCCTTATTTATAAAAATTAACCTTTCTAACTATTTAAACCCCTTTATTTTATATTTTATTTTACCTTCTTTTACGGTAATTTTATTTCTAAGTCACTTGTTTTTTTGGAATCGATATGTAACTGTTCAAGAAGCCAAGTTAGATGAGTTTTTAACATCCTATTTTCACATAGATGATGTTGAAAAATATATTAAGCATATTGAGGGCTTAGAAGGAGGTGCAGAGACCTCAAAGCACAGGGAATTTAATAGTTATTATGCAAAGCAACGCCTTAAAAAGTTAAAAAAAGCAAATTAAAAGGAGGGTATATCTATGACAATGCATTGGCTTGACTATGCTATGGTGGCACTATTTTTTATAGTTATGGTATTTATTGGTTTAAAGTCTTTAAATTCTGTTAAAAGTTCGGAAGATTTCTTTGTTGGTGGTGGAAAGATACCATGGTGGTTATCTGGTATATCTCATCATGTATCGGGCTATTCAGGAGTTGTGTTTGTAGCCTACGCTGGCATCGCCTATACTCATGGCATTTCAATTTATTTCTGGTGGGGAGTAAATATTGCAGTTGCCATGGCTTTAAGTGCAATTATTATCGCACCAAGGTGGCCACGTTTAAGAAGGACTCTAGGTATTCAGTCACCTACTGAATATTTAAGAATGCGCTATAATACTTCAGCACAATTAATTGTTGCAATTTCTGGAATAGTAGTTAAGTTGCTAGATGTTGGAGCGAAATGGGCTTCAATGGGTATTTTATTATATGGTTTTACTGGCCTTCCAATTTGGTTAGGCATTGTAGTATCCAGTTTAGTATCCTTGGTGTATATCTCCATCGGAGGATTAGTTGCTGATTTATGGACAGATTTTGCACAATTTGTAGTGCAAGTTGTAGCAGGTTTGGCACTATTCTTTGGAGTTCTTCTACAATTAGGAGCACGAGGTCTTAACTTTTTCACTGTATTTTCTCAATTACCAGATGCAAATACTGCCATATTTAATGCAGGACGAGGTCAAGGATCTTTATCATGGACTTTACTTTATTTCTTTGTAATCTTCTTTAGTTATAGTGGTGGCACTTGGAATCTAGCAGCAAGATTTATTGCAACTCCAGATGATAAACAAGCAAAAAATGCAGCCCTTTTATCTAGTGCATTGTATTTAGTATGGCCTTTTATTTTATTCTTCCCAATGTGGGCTGGGCCACTAATTTTTCCAGGGCTAACTCGAGGAGAAGCAGAAGCAAATCTTTATGCTATGTTGACAAATGAATTTTTACCAGTAGGTATGATAGGTCTAGTACTTGCTTCTATGTTTGCCAATACATTATCTATGTGTACCTCAGATGCAAATACAATTTCTGCCGTATTAACACGTGACGTTTTACCTATATTTAAACCAGAATTAAGAAATTTAACAGAAAAAAAATCACTATATTACGCCCGTGCTACTACCATTGCATTTACATCATTAACTATTTTAGTAGCACTGTTCAGAGATCAACTAGGTGGTGTGTCTGGTTTGATTTTAACTTGGTTTGCAGCATTATTAGGACCTACAGCAATTCCACTATTATTCGGTTTACTGCCCCAATTTAAGTATGCAGAT from Natronincola ferrireducens carries:
- a CDS encoding sodium:solute symporter family protein; the protein is MTMHWLDYAMVALFFIVMVFIGLKSLNSVKSSEDFFVGGGKIPWWLSGISHHVSGYSGVVFVAYAGIAYTHGISIYFWWGVNIAVAMALSAIIIAPRWPRLRRTLGIQSPTEYLRMRYNTSAQLIVAISGIVVKLLDVGAKWASMGILLYGFTGLPIWLGIVVSSLVSLVYISIGGLVADLWTDFAQFVVQVVAGLALFFGVLLQLGARGLNFFTVFSQLPDANTAIFNAGRGQGSLSWTLLYFFVIFFSYSGGTWNLAARFIATPDDKQAKNAALLSSALYLVWPFILFFPMWAGPLIFPGLTRGEAEANLYAMLTNEFLPVGMIGLVLASMFANTLSMCTSDANTISAVLTRDVLPIFKPELRNLTEKKSLYYARATTIAFTSLTILVALFRDQLGGVSGLILTWFAALLGPTAIPLLFGLLPQFKYADAKAAIASMIGGLGVFVMTKMGLQLEADIALIAPLATSFIIFGGMTLLNKYVLGYKVPDEIEQLMTELGKEDLAKELN